In Drosophila santomea strain STO CAGO 1482 chromosome 2L, Prin_Dsan_1.1, whole genome shotgun sequence, a single window of DNA contains:
- the LOC120455161 gene encoding thyrostimulin alpha-2 subunit, producing MRSSQLLVLIGCISWLLLCDSNSMGKDTWLRPGCHKVGNTRKMSIPDCVEFTITTNACRGFCESFSVPAIPLMGASASVLFKTPKPVVSVGQCCNMMKSEEIQRRVLCIEGIRNVTFKSALSCSCYHCKKD from the exons ATGAGGTCTTCGCAACTACTTGTGCTTATAGGCTGCATTTCCTGGCTCTTGCTTTGCGATAGTAACTCAATGGGTAAGGACACATGGCTGCGTCCTGGGTGCCACAAAGTTGGAAATACTCGAAAAATGTCTATCCCTGATTGTGTCGAGTTTACCATTACAACAAATGCGTGTCGCGGATTCTGCGAGTCCTTCTCGGTACCTGCAATTCCCTTAATGGGTGCATCGGCTTccgttttatttaaaacaccAAAACCAGTGGTGAGCGTTGGACAATGCTGCAACATGATGAAATCAGAGGAG ATACAACGACGTGTGCTATGTATTGAAGGAATACGTAATGTGACTTTTAAAAGTGCATTGTCGTGTAGTTGTTATCACTGCAAAAAAGATTAG